In Felis catus isolate Fca126 chromosome E1, F.catus_Fca126_mat1.0, whole genome shotgun sequence, the following proteins share a genomic window:
- the SPATA22 gene encoding spermatogenesis-associated protein 22 isoform X1 has product MKRNLNENSTRSTAGCLPVPLFNQKKRNRQPLTSNPLTNDPSISTASDSYDFPPLPTDWAWEAVNPELPPLVKTLNTGQMPHSVSPPLRSQDSMSKSIQSNTERSKSGWSYRDDNKNTSWKTWDRNDFRPQCERTNFVANDGINSCPRSWGAQQQKQLKISEPPNSSHQRETEVLRQTHSSKIPGSTMRGLDKNSALQAFKSNFQQNQFKKKMLDYIPEESTLKEDSLYQLKLKEKDNSLRIISAVIESMKYWCEHAQKTVLLFEILAVLDSAVTPGPYYSKTFLMRDGKNTLPCVFYEIDRELPRLIRGRVHRCVGNYDQKKNIFKCVSVRPASVSEQKTFQAFVKIADAEMRYYTNIMSEI; this is encoded by the exons atgaagagaaaccTAAATGAAAATTCAACTCGAAGTACAGCAG GCTGTTTGCCTGTACCATTGTTCAATCAGAAAAAGAGGAATAGACAGCCATTAACCTCTAATCCACTTACAAATGATCCAAGTATCAGTACTGCTTCTGACAGTTATGACTTCCCTCCTTTACCAACAG ATTGGGCCTGGGAAGCTGTGAATCCAGAGTTGCCTCCTTTAGTGAAAACACTGAACACAGG GCAAATGCCACATTCAGTTTCTCCTCCCCTGAGAAGTCAAGATTCTATGTCTAAGTCTATTCAATCAAATACTGAAAGAAGCAAGAGTGGTTGGAG CTACAGAGATGACAACAAAAATACTAGCTGGAAAACTTGGGATAGAAATGATTTTAGGCCTCAATGTGAAAGGACAAACTTCGTGGCAAATGATGGAATAAATTCTTGTCCAAGGAGTTGGGGAGCTCAACAACAGAAACAGTTGAAAATATCCGAACCTCCTAACTCATCTCATCAAAGAGAAACTGAAGTACTCAGACAAACACATTCATCAAAAATACCTGGCTCCACAATGAGAGGTCTAGACAAAAACAGTGCATTACAGGCATTTAAgtctaattttcaacaaaaccaatttaagaagaaaatgttggATTATATTCCAGAAGAAAGCACTCTCAAG gaagacTCATTGTATCAGTTAAAGCTTAAGGAAAAAGATAATTCTTTAAGAATTATATCTGCAGTTATTGAAAGCATGAAGTACTGGTGTGAACATGCACAGAAAACTGTACTTCTTTTTGAAATATTGG CTGTTCTTGATTCAGCTGTTACACCTGGTCCGTATTATTCAAAGACTTTCCTTATGAGAGACGGGAAAAATACTCTGCCTTGTGTATTTTACGAAATC gatcgTGAACTTCCAAGACTGATTAGAGGCCGAGTTCATAGGTGTGTTGGAAATTATGaccagaaaaagaatattttcaaatgtgtttctGTCAGACCAGCATCTGTTTCTGAACAAAAAACTTTCCAAGCATTTGTTAAAATTGCAGATGCTGAGATGAGGTATTATACTAATATAATGAGTGAAATTTAA
- the SPATA22 gene encoding spermatogenesis-associated protein 22 isoform X6, whose translation MKRNLNENSTRSTAGCLPVPLFNQKKRNRQPLTSNPLTNDPSISTASDSYDFPPLPTDWAWEAVNPELPPLVKTLNTGQMPHSVSPPLRSQDSMSKSIQSNTERSKSGWSYRDDNKNTSWKTWDRNDFRPQCERTNFVANDGINSCPRSWGAQQQKQLKISEPPNSSHQRETEVLRQTHSSKIPGSTMRGLDKNSALQAFKSNFQQNQFKKKMLDYIPEESTLKEDSLYQLKLKEKDNSLRIISAVIESMKYWCEHAQKTVLLFEILAVLDSAVTPGPYYSKTFLMRDGKNTLPCVFYEIGTPIRPAIMVLSAVGL comes from the exons atgaagagaaaccTAAATGAAAATTCAACTCGAAGTACAGCAG GCTGTTTGCCTGTACCATTGTTCAATCAGAAAAAGAGGAATAGACAGCCATTAACCTCTAATCCACTTACAAATGATCCAAGTATCAGTACTGCTTCTGACAGTTATGACTTCCCTCCTTTACCAACAG ATTGGGCCTGGGAAGCTGTGAATCCAGAGTTGCCTCCTTTAGTGAAAACACTGAACACAGG GCAAATGCCACATTCAGTTTCTCCTCCCCTGAGAAGTCAAGATTCTATGTCTAAGTCTATTCAATCAAATACTGAAAGAAGCAAGAGTGGTTGGAG CTACAGAGATGACAACAAAAATACTAGCTGGAAAACTTGGGATAGAAATGATTTTAGGCCTCAATGTGAAAGGACAAACTTCGTGGCAAATGATGGAATAAATTCTTGTCCAAGGAGTTGGGGAGCTCAACAACAGAAACAGTTGAAAATATCCGAACCTCCTAACTCATCTCATCAAAGAGAAACTGAAGTACTCAGACAAACACATTCATCAAAAATACCTGGCTCCACAATGAGAGGTCTAGACAAAAACAGTGCATTACAGGCATTTAAgtctaattttcaacaaaaccaatttaagaagaaaatgttggATTATATTCCAGAAGAAAGCACTCTCAAG gaagacTCATTGTATCAGTTAAAGCTTAAGGAAAAAGATAATTCTTTAAGAATTATATCTGCAGTTATTGAAAGCATGAAGTACTGGTGTGAACATGCACAGAAAACTGTACTTCTTTTTGAAATATTGG CTGTTCTTGATTCAGCTGTTACACCTGGTCCGTATTATTCAAAGACTTTCCTTATGAGAGACGGGAAAAATACTCTGCCTTGTGTATTTTACGAAATC GGCACCCCTATACGCCCAGCTATTATGGTCTTGTCAGCCGTGGGGCTCTAA
- the SPATA22 gene encoding spermatogenesis-associated protein 22 isoform X5 codes for MKRNLNENSTRSTADWAWEAVNPELPPLVKTLNTGQMPHSVSPPLRSQDSMSKSIQSNTERSKSGWSYRDDNKNTSWKTWDRNDFRPQCERTNFVANDGINSCPRSWGAQQQKQLKISEPPNSSHQRETEVLRQTHSSKIPGSTMRGLDKNSALQAFKSNFQQNQFKKKMLDYIPEESTLKEDSLYQLKLKEKDNSLRIISAVIESMKYWCEHAQKTVLLFEILAVLDSAVTPGPYYSKTFLMRDGKNTLPCVFYEIDRELPRLIRGRVHRCVGNYDQKKNIFKCVSVRPASVSEQKTFQAFVKIADAEMRYYTNIMSEI; via the exons atgaagagaaaccTAAATGAAAATTCAACTCGAAGTACAGCAG ATTGGGCCTGGGAAGCTGTGAATCCAGAGTTGCCTCCTTTAGTGAAAACACTGAACACAGG GCAAATGCCACATTCAGTTTCTCCTCCCCTGAGAAGTCAAGATTCTATGTCTAAGTCTATTCAATCAAATACTGAAAGAAGCAAGAGTGGTTGGAG CTACAGAGATGACAACAAAAATACTAGCTGGAAAACTTGGGATAGAAATGATTTTAGGCCTCAATGTGAAAGGACAAACTTCGTGGCAAATGATGGAATAAATTCTTGTCCAAGGAGTTGGGGAGCTCAACAACAGAAACAGTTGAAAATATCCGAACCTCCTAACTCATCTCATCAAAGAGAAACTGAAGTACTCAGACAAACACATTCATCAAAAATACCTGGCTCCACAATGAGAGGTCTAGACAAAAACAGTGCATTACAGGCATTTAAgtctaattttcaacaaaaccaatttaagaagaaaatgttggATTATATTCCAGAAGAAAGCACTCTCAAG gaagacTCATTGTATCAGTTAAAGCTTAAGGAAAAAGATAATTCTTTAAGAATTATATCTGCAGTTATTGAAAGCATGAAGTACTGGTGTGAACATGCACAGAAAACTGTACTTCTTTTTGAAATATTGG CTGTTCTTGATTCAGCTGTTACACCTGGTCCGTATTATTCAAAGACTTTCCTTATGAGAGACGGGAAAAATACTCTGCCTTGTGTATTTTACGAAATC gatcgTGAACTTCCAAGACTGATTAGAGGCCGAGTTCATAGGTGTGTTGGAAATTATGaccagaaaaagaatattttcaaatgtgtttctGTCAGACCAGCATCTGTTTCTGAACAAAAAACTTTCCAAGCATTTGTTAAAATTGCAGATGCTGAGATGAGGTATTATACTAATATAATGAGTGAAATTTAA
- the SPATA22 gene encoding spermatogenesis-associated protein 22 isoform X4 gives MKRNLNENSTRSTAGCLPVPLFNQKKRNRQPLTSNPLTNDPSISTASDSYDFPPLPTDWAWEAVNPELPPLVKTLNTGQMPHSVSPPLRSQDSMSKSIQSNTERSKSGWSYRDDNKNTSWKTWDRNDFRPQCERTNFVANDGINSCPRSWGAQQQKQLKISEPPNSSHQRETEVLRQTHSSKIPGSTMRGLDKNSALQAFKSNFQQNQFKKKMLDYIPEESTLKEDSLYQLKLKEKDNSLRIISAVIESMKYWCEHAQKTVLLFEILAVLDSAVTPGPYYSKTFLMRDGKNTLPCVFYEIDFSYLSWVLKIHKVNISIERDRA, from the exons atgaagagaaaccTAAATGAAAATTCAACTCGAAGTACAGCAG GCTGTTTGCCTGTACCATTGTTCAATCAGAAAAAGAGGAATAGACAGCCATTAACCTCTAATCCACTTACAAATGATCCAAGTATCAGTACTGCTTCTGACAGTTATGACTTCCCTCCTTTACCAACAG ATTGGGCCTGGGAAGCTGTGAATCCAGAGTTGCCTCCTTTAGTGAAAACACTGAACACAGG GCAAATGCCACATTCAGTTTCTCCTCCCCTGAGAAGTCAAGATTCTATGTCTAAGTCTATTCAATCAAATACTGAAAGAAGCAAGAGTGGTTGGAG CTACAGAGATGACAACAAAAATACTAGCTGGAAAACTTGGGATAGAAATGATTTTAGGCCTCAATGTGAAAGGACAAACTTCGTGGCAAATGATGGAATAAATTCTTGTCCAAGGAGTTGGGGAGCTCAACAACAGAAACAGTTGAAAATATCCGAACCTCCTAACTCATCTCATCAAAGAGAAACTGAAGTACTCAGACAAACACATTCATCAAAAATACCTGGCTCCACAATGAGAGGTCTAGACAAAAACAGTGCATTACAGGCATTTAAgtctaattttcaacaaaaccaatttaagaagaaaatgttggATTATATTCCAGAAGAAAGCACTCTCAAG gaagacTCATTGTATCAGTTAAAGCTTAAGGAAAAAGATAATTCTTTAAGAATTATATCTGCAGTTATTGAAAGCATGAAGTACTGGTGTGAACATGCACAGAAAACTGTACTTCTTTTTGAAATATTGG CTGTTCTTGATTCAGCTGTTACACCTGGTCCGTATTATTCAAAGACTTTCCTTATGAGAGACGGGAAAAATACTCTGCCTTGTGTATTTTACGAAATC